A stretch of Deltaproteobacteria bacterium DNA encodes these proteins:
- a CDS encoding TIGR03560 family F420-dependent LLM class oxidoreductase: MRTAVLVALALLLARPALAEAPAHVRFGIQTPNQNVAWDDLLAAWKEADTLGFDSAWVFDHLIPIFGDQDGPCLEGWTLLAALAAETQRLRVGVLVTGNTYRNPALLAKMATTVDQVSHGRLVLGIGAGWFDRDHTAYGFAFGSPHERARKLAEALQVITKLWSEDHPSFAGKYYQLEKAPFAPPNVQKPHPPIVIGGQGKRWIVPLVARYADGWNAVSGVTPDGIRERRAIIETECRRIGRSPCPSEVSVLLPLVAITGIPLAGPVVRLGARALVGKEVAQSILADSPAAIQRRIREYVDAGATEIILWLRPPFDRGLLRHFAKDIMPAFK, from the coding sequence ATGCGCACCGCCGTCCTCGTCGCCCTGGCTCTCCTTCTCGCCCGGCCCGCGCTGGCGGAGGCGCCCGCGCACGTCCGCTTCGGCATCCAGACCCCCAATCAGAACGTCGCCTGGGACGACCTCCTCGCCGCCTGGAAGGAGGCCGACACCCTCGGCTTCGACAGCGCGTGGGTCTTCGACCACCTCATCCCCATCTTCGGCGACCAGGACGGCCCCTGCCTCGAAGGCTGGACCCTCCTGGCGGCGCTCGCCGCGGAGACGCAACGGCTGCGCGTCGGCGTCCTCGTGACCGGCAACACCTATCGCAACCCCGCGCTGCTCGCGAAGATGGCCACCACCGTCGATCAGGTGAGCCACGGGCGCCTCGTGCTCGGCATCGGCGCGGGCTGGTTCGACCGCGACCACACCGCCTACGGCTTCGCGTTCGGGAGCCCGCACGAGCGGGCCCGCAAGCTGGCCGAGGCGCTCCAGGTGATCACCAAGCTCTGGAGCGAGGATCACCCGAGCTTCGCGGGGAAGTACTACCAGCTCGAGAAAGCCCCCTTCGCGCCGCCGAACGTGCAGAAGCCGCACCCCCCGATCGTGATCGGCGGGCAGGGCAAACGCTGGATCGTGCCGCTCGTGGCGCGCTACGCGGACGGCTGGAACGCCGTGAGCGGCGTCACGCCCGACGGCATCCGCGAGCGGCGAGCCATCATCGAGACGGAGTGCAGGCGCATCGGGCGGAGCCCCTGCCCGAGCGAGGTCTCCGTGCTGCTGCCCCTGGTCGCCATCACCGGCATCCCGCTCGCGGGGCCGGTGGTGCGGCTCGGCGCGCGCGCGCTGGTCGGGAAAGAGGTGGCACAGTCGATCCTCGCCGACAGCCCGGCCGCCATCCAGCGGCGCATCCGCGAGTACGTCGACGCCGGGGCCACCGAGATCATCCTCTGGCTGCGCCCGCCGTTCGATCGGGGGCTGCTCCGCCATTTCGCGAAAGACATCATGCCAGCTTTCAAGTGA
- a CDS encoding SDR family oxidoreductase gives MPDDSVWRPFAGEWGLVLGASSGFGAATARELGRRGMGIIGVHLDRKVTLPLAEAVAADVRAAGSPAEFFNVNAADDEKRAHVCDRARELTGGKPLRVLLHSLAFGTLKPFVSDVPDQPTTKAQLEMTLDVMAHSLVYWVQDLHARGLLGEGSRVFAMTSSGGTRVMPFYGAVSAAKAALESHVRQLALELGPAGVAVNAIRAGVTDTPASRKIPAAEYLFQEARRRNPGGRLTCPEDVAGAIAALSLPGTRWISGNVIGVDGGEDVTA, from the coding sequence ATGCCTGACGACAGCGTCTGGCGCCCGTTCGCGGGCGAGTGGGGGCTCGTCCTCGGGGCGTCGAGCGGCTTCGGCGCCGCCACGGCCCGCGAGCTCGGCCGCCGTGGCATGGGCATCATCGGAGTACACCTGGACCGCAAGGTGACCCTGCCGCTGGCCGAGGCCGTGGCGGCGGACGTGCGCGCCGCCGGCTCACCCGCCGAGTTCTTCAACGTCAACGCGGCCGACGACGAGAAGCGCGCCCACGTCTGCGACCGTGCCCGCGAGCTCACGGGCGGAAAGCCGCTCCGCGTCCTCTTGCACTCGCTCGCGTTCGGGACGCTCAAGCCCTTCGTGAGTGACGTGCCCGACCAGCCGACGACCAAGGCCCAGCTGGAGATGACGCTCGACGTGATGGCGCACAGCCTCGTCTACTGGGTGCAGGATCTTCACGCACGGGGGCTCCTCGGTGAAGGGAGCCGCGTCTTCGCCATGACCAGCTCGGGCGGCACGCGCGTCATGCCCTTCTACGGTGCGGTGTCGGCGGCCAAGGCCGCCCTCGAATCCCACGTGCGGCAGCTGGCGCTCGAGCTCGGGCCGGCGGGCGTCGCCGTCAACGCCATCCGCGCCGGCGTCACCGACACGCCGGCCTCGCGCAAGATCCCGGCCGCCGAGTACCTCTTTCAGGAAGCCCGCCGTCGCAACCCGGGCGGCCGGCTCACCTGCCCGGAGGACGTGGCCGGCGCCATCGCCGCCCTCTCGCTGCCGGGTACCCGCTGGATCAGTGGAAACGTGATCGGCGTGGACGGCGGGGAGGATGTGACCGCCTGA
- a CDS encoding CoA transferase, giving the protein MSALAGVRVLDLTRFLAGPFCTAILADLGAEVIKVEAPRGGDEGRYGYPTADGVPVAFLALNRNKKGITLDLRQPEGRALVRRLLPHVDVLAENFAGGTLARWGLAPGALVREHPRLIVASMSGFGQTGPWAERPSYDIVAQAAGGFMSLTGFPESPPTRGGGSLGDYLQGLFGVIGVLAALSARSRTGRGQVVDVSAQDAVFSILDGWPAIHAATGKLPARVGNRHLATAPYDCFRARDGWVVIAVATNRIFRRLAEAIGRPELGSDPRFRGSSGRLERSAEINELVGAWVAGRSVEEVTDALGPAHANVPCAPVYGVAELLRHPQILARDMVVRLPHAKLGEVAVPGVAVKLSDSPGAVRRLGPELGEHNEEIYAGLLGLGAEELRRLRAAEVI; this is encoded by the coding sequence GTGAGCGCGCTCGCCGGCGTTCGCGTCCTCGACCTGACCCGCTTCCTCGCCGGGCCGTTCTGCACCGCGATCCTCGCCGACCTGGGTGCCGAAGTGATCAAGGTCGAGGCGCCGCGCGGCGGCGACGAGGGGCGCTACGGCTATCCGACTGCCGACGGCGTGCCCGTCGCCTTCCTCGCGCTCAACCGCAACAAGAAGGGGATCACGCTCGACCTGCGGCAGCCCGAGGGCCGGGCGCTCGTGCGGCGCCTCCTCCCCCACGTCGACGTGCTGGCCGAGAACTTCGCCGGCGGCACGCTGGCGCGCTGGGGCCTCGCCCCCGGGGCGCTCGTGCGCGAGCACCCGCGGCTCATCGTCGCCAGCATGTCGGGCTTCGGACAGACGGGGCCGTGGGCGGAGCGGCCGTCGTACGACATCGTGGCGCAGGCGGCGGGCGGGTTCATGTCGCTCACGGGCTTCCCCGAGAGCCCGCCCACGCGTGGGGGCGGCTCGCTCGGCGACTACCTCCAGGGGCTATTCGGCGTGATCGGCGTGCTCGCGGCGCTGAGCGCCCGCAGCCGCACCGGCCGCGGGCAGGTGGTCGACGTCTCGGCGCAGGACGCGGTCTTCTCGATCCTCGACGGCTGGCCGGCCATTCACGCTGCGACGGGGAAGCTCCCGGCGCGGGTCGGGAACCGCCACCTCGCCACCGCCCCCTACGACTGCTTTCGCGCCCGCGACGGCTGGGTGGTGATCGCGGTGGCGACGAACCGCATCTTCCGGCGGCTGGCAGAGGCGATCGGGCGTCCGGAGCTGGGAAGCGACCCGCGCTTTCGCGGATCGAGCGGCCGGCTCGAGCGCAGCGCCGAGATCAACGAGCTGGTCGGCGCCTGGGTCGCCGGACGCTCGGTGGAGGAGGTGACGGACGCGCTCGGGCCGGCGCACGCCAACGTGCCCTGCGCGCCGGTCTACGGCGTCGCCGAGCTGCTCCGACACCCCCAGATCCTCGCGCGCGACATGGTGGTGCGCCTGCCCCACGCGAAGCTCGGCGAGGTCGCCGTACCGGGCGTCGCCGTGAAGCTCTCCGACTCGCCCGGCGCCGTGCGCCGCCTCGGTCCCGAGCTCGGCGAGCACAACGAAGAGATCTACGCCGGGCTCCTCGGCCTCGGCGCCGAGGAGCTCAGGCGTCTCCGCGCGGCCGAGGTGATCTGA
- a CDS encoding tetratricopeptide repeat protein yields MARGIRRTGAAGQPPLPRALTWLDLGYLASGPGTSALPVPTGMRYGSHMPNKEDLYDAAVDLFGDGKLEEAVARYEEALALDPGYVDAWHGLAMAYNELGRHQEAIDAGKRLCELMPDDVLAHTSLSRFYQAAGMVPEAEAEGARARVLDWKRQLKEEKPE; encoded by the coding sequence ATGGCGCGAGGCATACGACGGACCGGCGCCGCCGGCCAGCCGCCTCTGCCCCGTGCCCTCACATGGCTGGATCTGGGATACCTCGCGAGCGGCCCGGGCACCAGTGCCTTGCCCGTGCCAACGGGAATGCGGTACGGATCCCACATGCCGAACAAGGAGGACCTCTACGACGCCGCCGTCGATCTCTTCGGCGACGGCAAGCTCGAGGAGGCGGTCGCCAGGTACGAGGAGGCGCTCGCCCTCGACCCCGGCTACGTCGACGCCTGGCACGGGCTCGCCATGGCGTACAACGAGCTCGGTCGGCACCAGGAGGCGATCGACGCGGGGAAGAGGCTCTGCGAGCTCATGCCCGACGACGTGCTCGCCCACACCAGCCTGTCGCGCTTCTATCAGGCGGCGGGCATGGTCCCCGAGGCCGAGGCGGAGGGCGCCAGGGCGCGCGTGCTCGACTGGAAGCGGCAGCTGAAGGAAGAGAAGCCGGAGTGA
- a CDS encoding long-chain fatty acid--CoA ligase — protein MWDPYRIPVGTGKALVPGPLARYPRSSHVRARGRGGWPAAPVRRMPRAMTLEAELAAAIEAAARGVPPPDFEPWALRVFAHQFEHNAPYRAFCVRRGVTPATVARWEDVPAVPSVAFRQVDLACGPPEAVFVTSGTTNRAARGRHLVPHLALYRCSALASFARFVLPDGVRLPCLAFVPPPALRPASSLVQMCVWVGEALASSIEWMIGERGLETERLLARLAAAEASGEALLLVGVTAAFAELFAACRTRGRGFRLGPASRVVDTGGQKGTTRPLSRPAFLSECWTLLGIPGYYCINEYGMTELCSQRYDSALDDRFHGRSLAPRRLAGPPWLRTRVLDPDTLAPVAPGATGLLCHHDLANAGSVSVVLTEDLGRAAGDDGIAVLGRVPGATPRGCGLLLADLEPR, from the coding sequence ATGTGGGATCCGTACCGCATTCCCGTTGGCACGGGCAAGGCACTGGTGCCCGGGCCGCTCGCGAGGTATCCCAGATCCAGCCATGTGAGGGCACGGGGCAGAGGCGGCTGGCCGGCGGCGCCGGTCCGTCGTATGCCTCGCGCCATGACCCTCGAGGCGGAGCTCGCGGCGGCGATCGAGGCTGCCGCGCGCGGCGTGCCGCCGCCCGACTTCGAGCCGTGGGCGCTGCGCGTCTTCGCGCATCAGTTCGAGCACAACGCGCCCTACCGCGCCTTCTGCGTGCGGCGCGGCGTGACGCCGGCCACCGTCGCGCGCTGGGAGGACGTGCCCGCCGTGCCGAGCGTTGCCTTTCGCCAGGTCGACCTCGCCTGCGGGCCGCCGGAAGCCGTCTTCGTCACCAGCGGGACGACCAACCGGGCCGCCCGTGGCCGCCATCTCGTCCCGCACCTGGCGCTCTACCGCTGTTCGGCGCTCGCCAGCTTCGCCCGGTTCGTCCTGCCCGACGGCGTGCGCCTCCCGTGCCTCGCGTTCGTGCCGCCGCCGGCGCTGCGCCCGGCCTCCTCGCTCGTGCAGATGTGCGTCTGGGTGGGCGAGGCGCTCGCAAGCAGCATCGAGTGGATGATCGGCGAGCGCGGCCTCGAGACGGAACGCCTGCTCGCGCGGCTGGCGGCCGCGGAGGCGAGCGGCGAGGCGCTCCTGCTCGTCGGCGTGACGGCGGCGTTCGCCGAGCTCTTCGCGGCCTGCCGCACGCGCGGACGCGGCTTCCGCCTGGGCCCCGCGAGCCGTGTCGTCGACACCGGCGGGCAGAAGGGCACGACGCGCCCGCTCTCGCGCCCCGCCTTCTTGAGCGAGTGCTGGACCCTGCTCGGCATCCCTGGCTACTACTGCATCAACGAGTACGGCATGACGGAGCTGTGCTCCCAGCGCTACGACAGCGCCCTCGACGACCGCTTCCACGGCCGGAGCCTCGCGCCGCGCCGGCTCGCGGGGCCGCCCTGGCTCCGCACACGCGTCCTCGACCCCGACACGCTGGCCCCGGTCGCGCCGGGGGCGACGGGCCTTCTCTGCCACCACGACCTCGCGAACGCCGGCTCGGTGTCGGTGGTGCTGACCGAGGACCTCGGGCGCGCCGCCGGTGACGACGGCATCGCGGTGCTCGGCCGCGTCCCGGGTGCGACGCCGCGCGGCTGCGGGCTCCTGCTCGCCGACCTGGAGCCCCGATGA
- a CDS encoding aspartate aminotransferase family protein: protein MSDDLAALFLRHVCQTSAAPLGMQVGRAAGSTVWDANGRAYLDLLAGMGVANVGHTHPEVVAAVRAQAERHLHVMVYGEFVQEAQVRLATRLAGLLAPPLAVVYFTSSGAEAIEGALKTARKHTGRRRLVAFEGGFHGDTLGALSVGGNPVYRVPFEPLLPEVTRLPFDDLAALAAIDARTAAVVVEPVQAEAGVRIPQPGFLPALRRRCDETGALLVLDEVVTGFGRTGRLFAHQHWGVVPDLLVLAKALGGGLPLGAFVGSPAVMATLGHDPPLAHVTTFGGHPLSCAAGLAALEVLLREDLAGRAAALGARLLERLGALVGGGGLVASRGLGLLVGLEFAEAAACARFARRALERGLILNWTLHRDTVVRLAPPLVLTDPEAERALDGIAAALAK, encoded by the coding sequence GTGAGCGACGACCTCGCGGCGCTCTTCCTCCGCCACGTGTGCCAGACCTCGGCGGCGCCGCTCGGCATGCAGGTGGGGCGCGCCGCCGGCTCGACCGTGTGGGACGCGAACGGCCGCGCCTACCTGGACCTCCTCGCCGGCATGGGGGTCGCGAACGTCGGTCACACGCACCCCGAGGTGGTCGCGGCGGTGCGGGCGCAGGCGGAGCGGCATCTCCACGTCATGGTGTACGGCGAGTTCGTGCAGGAGGCGCAGGTGCGACTCGCGACGCGTCTGGCGGGGCTCCTGGCGCCGCCGCTCGCGGTCGTCTACTTCACCTCGAGCGGCGCCGAGGCGATCGAGGGCGCGCTCAAGACGGCGCGCAAGCACACGGGACGGCGCCGCCTCGTTGCCTTCGAGGGCGGCTTCCACGGCGACACGCTGGGCGCGCTCTCCGTCGGCGGGAATCCCGTCTACCGCGTGCCCTTCGAGCCGCTCCTGCCCGAGGTCACGCGCCTTCCCTTCGACGACCTGGCGGCGCTCGCGGCGATCGATGCGCGGACCGCCGCGGTGGTCGTCGAGCCGGTGCAGGCCGAGGCCGGCGTCCGCATACCGCAGCCGGGCTTCCTGCCGGCACTCCGCCGCCGCTGCGACGAGACCGGGGCGCTCCTCGTCCTCGACGAGGTGGTGACCGGCTTCGGGCGCACGGGACGTCTCTTCGCACACCAGCACTGGGGCGTGGTTCCGGACCTGCTCGTGCTCGCCAAGGCGCTGGGAGGCGGGCTGCCGCTGGGCGCCTTCGTCGGCAGCCCGGCGGTGATGGCGACGCTCGGCCACGATCCGCCGCTCGCGCACGTGACGACCTTCGGGGGCCACCCCCTCTCGTGCGCGGCCGGCCTGGCGGCGCTCGAGGTGCTCCTGCGCGAGGACCTCGCCGGGCGCGCCGCGGCGCTGGGCGCCCGCCTGCTCGAGCGCCTGGGCGCGCTCGTCGGGGGGGGCGGCCTGGTCGCCTCCCGCGGCCTCGGTCTCCTCGTCGGCCTCGAGTTCGCCGAGGCCGCAGCCTGCGCGCGCTTCGCGCGGCGCGCGCTCGAGCGCGGCCTCATCCTCAACTGGACGCTCCACCGCGATACGGTCGTCCGCCTGGCGCCGCCGCTCGTGCTCACCGACCCGGAGGCCGAGCGTGCGCTCGACGGCATCGCGGCGGCGCTGGCAAAGTAG
- a CDS encoding AAA family ATPase: MRATPRSAGRSHAGCRPARSPPPAKRARRRPKRPAATRRRRAATAXXXRRARPRAGRRPGSPLRGGAAARARRPPRPRGRAAARRARPEDGGAPRVRGRGACALRPPSGRGGAVTPAVAEAAIRDFQEVFTAVRREIGRVVVGHERAIDVILTALFAGGHVLIEGVPGIGKTLIVRSLAEALNLTFNRVQFTVDLMPADITGTRVINEGADGRREFVFVPGPVFAHILLADEINRATPKTQSALLEAMAEQQVTVAGTSYPLAPPFFVLATLNPIEMEGTYQLPEAQLDRFLFKVLLDYPSAAELERILGETTAAELPAVRPVLPGETAARRVEELKHRVRQVLVAPHMERHVAALVRATVPAAGDLPEPVARHVSYGSSPRGGQALILGAKVMALLAGRPHITFEDVERVALPALRHRLVMSYAAEAAGVDAAHVVEGVLASARRARA, from the coding sequence ATGCGAGCGACCCCGAGGAGCGCTGGGCGGTCGCACGCAGGCTGCCGGCCGGCGCGAAGCCCCCCGCCGGCGAAGCGAGCGCGGCGACGGCCGAAGCGCCCGGCGGCGACCAGGAGGCGGCGCGCGGCGACGGCGCNNNNNNCTCGCCGCGCGCGTCCGCGCGCTGGGCGGCGGCCCGGCTCCCCTCTTCGGGGAGGCGCCGCCGCCCGCGCCCGACGCCCGCCCCGACCTCGCGGCCGCGCAGCGGCGCGACGCGCCCGTCCCGAAGATGGGGGTGCCCCCCGCGTACGAGGCCGCGGTGCGTGCGCTCTTCGCCCACCGTCGGGGCGAGGAGGCGCCGTGACCCCCGCCGTCGCCGAGGCCGCGATCCGCGACTTCCAGGAGGTCTTCACGGCCGTGCGGCGCGAGATCGGCAGGGTGGTGGTCGGCCACGAGCGCGCGATCGACGTCATCCTGACCGCGCTCTTCGCCGGCGGCCACGTGCTGATCGAGGGCGTGCCGGGCATCGGGAAGACGCTCATCGTGCGCTCGCTCGCCGAGGCCCTCAACCTGACCTTCAACCGCGTGCAGTTCACCGTCGACCTGATGCCGGCCGACATCACCGGCACGCGCGTCATCAACGAGGGCGCCGACGGCCGCCGCGAATTCGTCTTCGTCCCCGGGCCGGTCTTCGCTCACATCCTGCTCGCCGACGAGATCAACCGCGCCACGCCGAAGACGCAGTCGGCGCTGCTGGAGGCGATGGCCGAGCAGCAGGTGACGGTGGCCGGCACGAGCTATCCCCTGGCGCCGCCCTTCTTCGTGCTCGCGACGCTCAACCCGATCGAGATGGAGGGCACCTACCAGCTCCCCGAGGCGCAGCTGGACCGCTTCCTGTTCAAGGTGCTCCTCGACTACCCGTCGGCGGCGGAGCTGGAGCGCATCCTGGGCGAGACCACGGCGGCCGAGCTGCCGGCGGTGCGCCCCGTGCTGCCGGGTGAGACCGCCGCGCGGCGCGTCGAGGAGCTCAAGCACCGCGTCCGCCAGGTGCTGGTGGCGCCGCACATGGAGCGCCACGTGGCGGCGCTCGTGCGCGCCACGGTGCCGGCCGCTGGCGACCTGCCCGAGCCCGTGGCGCGCCACGTGAGCTACGGCTCGAGCCCGCGCGGCGGGCAGGCGCTCATCCTGGGCGCCAAGGTGATGGCGCTCCTCGCCGGGCGGCCGCACATCACCTTCGAGGACGTCGAGCGCGTGGCCCTCCCGGCGCTGCGCCATCGCCTGGTGATGAGCTACGCGGCCGAGGCCGCTGGCGTCGACGCGGCCCACGTGGTGGAGGGCGTGCTCGCCTCCGCCCGGCGCGCGCGCGCATGA
- a CDS encoding DUF58 domain-containing protein: MNLEYLKRLSLRLRRGMGDRPGDRRFPGRPQAAGIEIEAHSAYVPGDDLRHLDWNAVGRLDTLLVRRFTAEREVVVHLLVDASASMAVPARDGKLALARELALALAYVALGANDAVRIAVLPGDGATRVSPLLRQRGSLGRAAALLAAVAPGGRLELGAALEVYAREHPRPGLAIVVSDLMMEPAEVERGVLALRARRYEVLLLHVIGAGELDPGREFTRGVLTDVETGATRPVVLTPAARARYRELLAEHLGALAALAERTRAVYARFATEASVREFLSVELPRLGVLVRR; the protein is encoded by the coding sequence ATGAACCTCGAGTACCTGAAGCGCCTCAGTCTGCGCCTCCGCCGCGGCATGGGCGACCGCCCGGGCGACCGCCGCTTCCCCGGCCGCCCGCAGGCCGCGGGCATCGAGATCGAGGCGCACAGCGCCTACGTGCCCGGCGACGACCTCCGTCACCTCGACTGGAATGCCGTCGGCCGCCTCGATACGCTCCTCGTGCGCCGTTTCACCGCCGAGCGCGAGGTGGTCGTGCACCTGCTCGTCGACGCGAGCGCCTCCATGGCCGTGCCGGCGCGTGACGGGAAGCTCGCGCTCGCGCGGGAGCTGGCGCTGGCGCTCGCGTACGTCGCCCTCGGGGCGAACGACGCGGTGCGGATCGCCGTCCTCCCCGGGGACGGCGCGACGCGCGTCTCGCCGCTCCTCCGCCAGCGCGGCAGCCTCGGGCGCGCGGCGGCGCTGCTCGCCGCCGTCGCACCCGGCGGGCGGCTCGAGCTCGGCGCGGCGCTCGAGGTGTACGCGCGCGAGCATCCGCGCCCGGGCCTGGCGATCGTCGTCTCCGACCTGATGATGGAGCCGGCCGAGGTCGAGCGCGGCGTGCTCGCGCTCCGCGCGCGGCGCTACGAGGTCCTCCTCCTGCACGTGATCGGCGCGGGCGAGCTCGACCCCGGACGCGAGTTCACGCGCGGGGTCCTCACCGACGTGGAGACGGGCGCGACGCGCCCGGTCGTGCTCACGCCCGCCGCGCGCGCCCGCTACCGGGAGCTGCTCGCGGAGCACCTGGGCGCGCTCGCAGCGCTCGCCGAGCGCACCCGGGCCGTCTACGCCCGCTTCGCAACCGAGGCGAGCGTGCGCGAGTTCCTCTCCGTCGAGCTGCCGCGGCTCGGCGTGCTCGTGCGGCGATGA